The stretch of DNA GAGTTGTTCCAATGCTTGTAGATAGGTGTTTTGCATAGCCTTCGTTGCACTGTAAGCTGGAGCAGGACCGAGTCCTTTTGTTCCAGCGATAGATGTGATGCAAGCGATGTGCCCACCTCCATTGGTTTCAAAAAACCGATAGACACAATCAACCATTCTTGTAAATCCAAGTGCATTGGTCTCCATCGTTTTAAGCTCCTTATTGGCATCAAGATTTGGATTTTGCCATCCGATTCCTGCTGCATGAAGATAGAGGTCGAGACCGCCCATGCGTCCGATAAGTTGCAGAAGTTGGGTATCTGCAACACTGTTGGTTACATCAATCTGCGCAGTGATAACGCGTTCTGGTGCAGACGTTTGCAAGTCGGTCAGCTTGTCTGTACGACGAGCTGCTACGCCTACAGTCCATCCCTGTGTGATGAGTAGTCTTGCCACTTCGTGACCAATACCA from Prevotella scopos JCM 17725 encodes:
- a CDS encoding SDR family NAD(P)-dependent oxidoreductase — encoded protein: MRKAIVMGASSGIGHEVARLLITQGWTVGVAARRTDKLTDLQTSAPERVITAQIDVTNSVADTQLLQLIGRMGGLDLYLHAAGIGWQNPNLDANKELKTMETNALGFTRMVDCVYRFFETNGGGHIACITSIAGTKGLGPAPAYSATKAMQNTYLQALEQLANSKHLNIHFTDIRPGFVDTPLLAGTSNFPMLMTTEKAAQSIMRAINTRRHVCVIDTRWRIVTYLWRHIPNWVWRRMKLN